In Eleutherodactylus coqui strain aEleCoq1 chromosome 4, aEleCoq1.hap1, whole genome shotgun sequence, the following are encoded in one genomic region:
- the LOC136624484 gene encoding gastrula zinc finger protein XlCGF66.1-like codes for MAESIFNLTLEILFQLTGEDYTVVKKTSSDGCQAPVSDGWGRPLSPITGPPPHPLILQEINEQKILELTNKMIELLTGEVPIRCQDVTVYFSMEEWEYLEGHKDLYRDAIMEHHQPPSSPGNRQD; via the exons atggcggagagtatattcaacctcaccctagagatactcttccagcttacaggagag gattacacggtagtgaagaaaacttctagtgatggctgtcaggccccggtgtctgatggatggggaagacccctgagcccaatcacagggcctccacctcaccccctgatactgcaggagatcaatgagcagaagatcctagaactcaccaacaagatgattgagctgctgactggagag gttcctataaggtgtcaggacgtcactgtctatttctccatggaggagtgggagtatttagaaggacacaaggatctgtacaggGACGCCATAATGGAGCACCACCAGCCCCcctcatcaccaggtaatagacaggactaa